The following coding sequences lie in one Heyndrickxia oleronia genomic window:
- a CDS encoding class I SAM-dependent methyltransferase has product MKSFSWTDTSQFQWDERAKSWHSKSLNMWLNGSRKEIIPFIENYIPKGKFLDLGCGDGFGSYLLFERGYDVSGIDISEKMIQYAKKKETNHLTFYQGDMLNLPFNDEEFTGMMAINSLEWTERPLDALNEVKRVMKDNGFGCFGILGPTAMPRINSFSRLEGKDTICNTMMPWEFLKLATENGWELIAEKEVYKKEVTDRHVTGLSNKLKQALSFMTIFILKVK; this is encoded by the coding sequence ATGAAATCATTTTCTTGGACGGACACGTCTCAATTTCAATGGGATGAGCGCGCAAAATCTTGGCATTCTAAGAGTTTAAATATGTGGTTAAACGGAAGTAGGAAGGAAATTATCCCGTTTATTGAGAATTATATTCCTAAAGGTAAGTTTCTTGATTTAGGTTGTGGTGATGGCTTTGGATCCTATTTACTTTTTGAAAGGGGATACGATGTCAGCGGGATAGATATTTCGGAAAAAATGATTCAGTATGCGAAAAAAAAGGAAACCAACCATTTGACTTTCTATCAAGGGGATATGCTAAACCTTCCATTTAATGATGAAGAATTTACTGGAATGATGGCCATTAATTCTTTGGAATGGACTGAAAGACCGTTAGATGCATTAAATGAAGTAAAAAGGGTGATGAAAGATAATGGGTTTGGCTGCTTTGGCATTCTAGGCCCTACGGCAATGCCAAGGATCAATAGTTTTTCAAGGCTAGAAGGAAAAGACACCATTTGTAATACAATGATGCCATGGGAATTTTTAAAATTGGCAACGGAAAATGGTTGGGAACTTATTGCGGAAAAAGAAGTATATAAAAAAGAAGTCACAGATAGACATGTAACGGGATTATCGAATAAATTGAAGCAAGCTTTATCATTCATGACTATATTCATTTTAAAAGTAAAATAG
- a CDS encoding formate--tetrahydrofolate ligase, whose protein sequence is MGTDKRVKTDIEIAQESSLLPIKDIAKSIGLSENDIDYYGKYKAKITYEKIHSLQNESDGRLILVTSINPTPAGEGKSTVTVGLGDALNQLGKKTLIALREPSLGPTMGMKGGATGGGYAQVLPMEDINLHFTGDLHAITTANNALAALLDNHIHQGNLLKIDQRRIVWKRALDLNDRALRQIVIGLGGPSQGVPREDGFDITVASEIMAVLCLSSSIDDLKLRLSKMVVGYNIAKEPVTVGDLGVEGALTLLLKDALKPNLVQTIEHSPALVHGGPFANIAHGCNSIMATKTALKLADYVVTEAGFGADLGAEKFLDIKSRAANIKPDAVVIVATIRALKMHGGVPKTELQKENLDALKLGLENLQKHIETIQQYGLPIVVAINRFTTDTKDEIAVLTEWCQQRSVPVALTEVWGKGGKGGIELGQLVLQEIEKNNKTFEYLYDLQLPIKEKIKTIVQKVYGGTDVEFSSKAEKQLIEFEKFGWGNLPVCMAKTQYSLSDDPSKLGCPKNFTIHVRELKPKLGAGFIVALTGDVMTMPGLPKKPAAYQMDVDANGRAMGLF, encoded by the coding sequence ATGGGGACAGACAAACGAGTAAAAACAGATATAGAAATTGCACAGGAGTCTAGTTTACTACCAATTAAAGATATAGCGAAATCGATTGGACTTTCTGAAAACGATATTGATTATTATGGGAAATATAAAGCGAAAATCACTTATGAAAAAATACATAGTCTACAAAATGAAAGCGATGGAAGGTTAATATTGGTCACTTCCATCAATCCTACACCTGCTGGAGAGGGTAAATCGACAGTTACTGTGGGTCTTGGTGATGCATTAAACCAGCTTGGCAAAAAAACATTAATTGCCTTAAGAGAGCCTTCCTTAGGACCGACAATGGGAATGAAAGGAGGAGCAACAGGCGGAGGATATGCACAAGTACTACCGATGGAGGATATTAACCTTCACTTTACAGGTGATTTACATGCGATTACGACTGCCAATAATGCACTTGCTGCTCTATTGGATAATCACATCCATCAAGGGAACTTATTAAAAATTGATCAAAGAAGAATCGTTTGGAAACGTGCATTAGATCTGAATGACCGTGCTTTACGACAGATCGTAATTGGCTTAGGTGGACCATCACAAGGCGTTCCACGTGAGGATGGTTTTGATATTACTGTAGCATCAGAAATTATGGCAGTACTTTGTTTATCTTCTAGCATAGATGATTTGAAACTAAGACTTTCGAAAATGGTGGTAGGCTATAATATTGCAAAAGAACCAGTCACAGTTGGTGACTTAGGTGTTGAAGGTGCACTAACACTACTATTAAAAGATGCATTAAAACCAAATTTAGTTCAAACGATCGAACATTCTCCAGCACTAGTTCACGGGGGACCGTTTGCTAATATTGCCCATGGATGTAATAGCATCATGGCAACAAAAACTGCTTTGAAATTAGCAGATTATGTTGTAACAGAAGCAGGTTTTGGAGCTGATTTAGGTGCGGAAAAATTTTTAGATATTAAATCTAGAGCAGCAAATATTAAGCCTGATGCAGTTGTTATTGTTGCCACAATTAGAGCACTAAAAATGCATGGTGGAGTACCAAAAACTGAGTTACAGAAAGAAAACCTAGATGCATTAAAACTTGGTCTTGAAAATTTACAGAAGCATATCGAAACGATTCAGCAATATGGTCTTCCGATTGTAGTAGCTATTAATCGATTTACGACAGATACTAAGGATGAGATAGCTGTACTTACAGAGTGGTGTCAGCAGCGTTCCGTTCCTGTTGCATTAACAGAGGTATGGGGAAAAGGTGGAAAAGGCGGAATCGAGCTTGGACAGTTAGTGCTCCAGGAAATTGAAAAAAATAATAAAACATTTGAATATCTATATGATCTTCAATTACCAATTAAGGAGAAGATTAAAACGATTGTACAAAAAGTATATGGAGGCACGGATGTAGAATTTTCTTCTAAAGCCGAAAAACAATTAATCGAATTTGAAAAATTCGGTTGGGGAAATCTACCTGTATGTATGGCTAAAACACAATATTCATTATCTGATGATCCTAGTAAATTAGGTTGTCCCAAAAATTTTACTATTCATGTCCGTGAACTAAAACCAAAATTGGGAGCAGGTTTTATTGTGGCATTAACTGGAGATGTAATGACCATGCCAGGTTTACCTAAAAAACCAGCTGCCTATCAGATGGACGTTGACGCAAATGGAAGAGCCATGGGA